Proteins co-encoded in one Bremerella sp. TYQ1 genomic window:
- a CDS encoding RNA polymerase sigma factor, which yields MQESDVVRVLLEARVRLTVPIWSIVRETQAVEDIFQEVVLRALRQCDTIQDENHLLAWSRTTAKNLAVDWLRQRGRSQVMDGGAMDRIWAISDEQSQALSDRQDALRLCLKKVPQRQREMLQLRYGEGLSCSEVAKRVGASLDAVYKRLSRTHRELRRCVEGTLLGESNG from the coding sequence ATGCAAGAAAGTGACGTGGTTCGTGTCCTGCTGGAGGCTCGAGTTCGTTTGACCGTGCCGATCTGGTCGATCGTGCGCGAAACGCAAGCAGTGGAAGATATCTTCCAAGAGGTGGTCCTCAGGGCACTTCGGCAATGCGACACGATCCAGGACGAGAATCATCTTTTGGCATGGTCGCGGACGACGGCTAAGAATCTAGCCGTCGATTGGCTGCGTCAACGCGGACGATCCCAAGTAATGGATGGCGGTGCAATGGACCGCATCTGGGCCATTTCGGACGAGCAGTCGCAGGCCCTTTCCGATCGCCAGGACGCACTGCGGTTATGTTTAAAGAAGGTACCGCAGCGACAGCGAGAAATGTTGCAACTGCGTTACGGCGAAGGCCTCAGCTGTTCGGAGGTCGCCAAGCGAGTCGGCGCGTCGCTCGACGCCGTTTACAAACGCCTGTCACGAACGCATCGAGAGTTACGCCGATGTGTCGAAGGGACGCTGCTGGGGGAATCGAATGGCTGA